A genome region from Mesorhizobium sp. B2-1-8 includes the following:
- a CDS encoding lysozyme inhibitor LprI family protein gives MRLLLSSLATLILAAPHFVGTARAADCADAQDQATMNQCAGKDFGAADKKLNDAYKQIVDRLKDNAASRKLLVDAQRAWVAFRDAECKFQGGPIDTAGTIYPVVVANCQTSLTNGRLKDFQTYLNCPEGELNCPVPTAQ, from the coding sequence ATGCGGCTTCTGCTCTCCAGCCTTGCCACGCTGATCCTTGCCGCCCCGCACTTCGTAGGCACCGCGCGCGCCGCCGACTGCGCCGATGCGCAGGACCAGGCGACAATGAACCAGTGCGCCGGCAAGGATTTCGGCGCGGCCGACAAGAAGCTCAACGATGCCTACAAGCAGATCGTGGACCGGCTGAAGGACAATGCGGCGTCCAGGAAATTGCTGGTCGATGCGCAGCGCGCCTGGGTCGCTTTCCGCGACGCTGAATGCAAGTTCCAGGGCGGCCCGATCGACACCGCGGGCACCATCTATCCGGTGGTCGTCGCCAATTGCCAGACGTCGCTCACCAATGGCCGGCTGAAGGATTTCCAGACCTATCTCAATTGCCCCGAAGGCGAATTGAACTGCCCGGTGCCAACGGCGCAATAG
- a CDS encoding DUF899 family protein produces MITFPNESARYRTAREKLLKKEIELRRAMEAVAEARRTLPPGGLVPRDYVFDGLDIAGKTAEIKLSELFAPGKDTLILYQMMFPRHPRETRDVAASGGTAKLARPDQPCPSCTALLDQFDGAVGHLEAAGFNFAVVAKTALENLVTLGRDRAWRNMRLVSSANNSFKRDYNAEDADGAQIPLLQVFHRDADGIRHFWSSELGFAPTEPGQDPRAIGTCEILWNLMDFTPEGRPDWHEQLQYGDSCCH; encoded by the coding sequence ATGATCACCTTTCCCAATGAATCCGCCAGATACCGCACCGCACGCGAAAAGCTGCTGAAGAAGGAAATCGAGCTGCGCCGCGCCATGGAAGCCGTGGCCGAGGCGCGGCGCACGCTGCCGCCGGGCGGGCTGGTGCCGCGGGACTATGTGTTCGACGGGCTGGATATCGCCGGCAAGACCGCAGAGATAAAACTGTCGGAGCTGTTCGCGCCCGGCAAGGACACGCTGATCCTCTATCAGATGATGTTTCCGCGCCACCCGCGGGAGACGCGCGATGTTGCGGCCAGCGGCGGCACGGCGAAGCTCGCCCGGCCCGACCAGCCGTGCCCGTCCTGCACGGCGCTGCTCGACCAGTTCGACGGCGCGGTCGGCCATCTCGAGGCGGCCGGCTTCAACTTCGCCGTCGTGGCCAAGACGGCGCTCGAAAACCTCGTCACGCTCGGCCGCGATCGGGCGTGGCGCAACATGCGGCTGGTGTCTTCGGCCAACAACAGCTTCAAGCGCGACTACAACGCCGAGGATGCCGACGGCGCGCAGATCCCGCTGCTTCAGGTGTTTCACCGCGATGCTGACGGCATCAGGCATTTCTGGTCGTCCGAACTCGGCTTCGCGCCGACCGAGCCCGGCCAAGACCCGCGCGCCATCGGCACCTGCGAGATCCTGTGGAACCTGATGGATTTCACCCCGGAGGGCCGGCCGGATTGGCATGAGCAGCTGCAGTATGGCGATTCCTGTTGTCACTGA
- a CDS encoding YihY/virulence factor BrkB family protein, protein MVGFVDDNALSHGAAMAFYAATSLAPVLIIVVAIVGIAFGHDAAQVALSAQISGLMGSESAALLQAALEGASSKSSGTLAAIIGVVTLLVTASAVFGEMQQALNAIWKVEAKGSSLSRLLRARAASLGLVAALGFMLLVSLVASAAISALGNVISARLPFGELVLSAINTLISFSLISVMFAAIYKVLPDRDLEWRDVGIGAVVTAALFTLGKSLIGWYIGTSAIASSYGAAGGLLVILLWVYYSSEIFLLGAELTRAYSVRHGSRSDLDGLVQNAPASQNLVSIRRGSRSSGVVALLAMACVSATMTAFLLGPRRP, encoded by the coding sequence GTGGTTGGCTTTGTCGACGACAATGCCCTTAGTCATGGCGCGGCGATGGCCTTTTATGCCGCCACGTCGCTGGCCCCGGTTCTAATAATTGTCGTCGCGATAGTTGGCATCGCATTTGGTCATGACGCGGCACAGGTGGCTTTGTCTGCTCAGATATCAGGGCTGATGGGTTCAGAAAGTGCGGCGCTCCTTCAGGCAGCGCTCGAAGGGGCATCCAGCAAATCATCGGGGACCCTGGCGGCCATCATCGGCGTGGTCACTTTGCTCGTCACCGCCTCTGCGGTGTTTGGCGAGATGCAGCAGGCCCTGAATGCAATATGGAAGGTTGAAGCGAAAGGGAGTTCGCTGTCGCGTCTCTTGCGCGCGCGTGCGGCAAGTCTCGGCCTGGTCGCCGCCCTCGGCTTTATGTTGCTGGTATCTCTGGTGGCGAGCGCGGCGATCTCTGCCCTGGGCAACGTGATCAGCGCTCGTTTGCCGTTCGGCGAACTTGTTCTGAGCGCGATCAACACCCTGATTTCCTTTTCCCTGATCTCCGTGATGTTCGCCGCGATCTACAAAGTCCTGCCGGACCGTGACTTGGAGTGGCGGGATGTCGGGATCGGTGCTGTCGTGACCGCCGCCCTGTTCACGTTGGGGAAGTCGCTTATCGGTTGGTATATCGGCACGAGTGCGATCGCATCATCATATGGTGCGGCCGGAGGGCTGCTCGTCATACTGCTCTGGGTCTATTATTCATCGGAAATCTTTCTGCTCGGTGCGGAATTGACCCGCGCCTATTCCGTTCGACATGGGAGCAGGTCCGACTTGGACGGGTTGGTTCAAAATGCTCCCGCTTCACAAAACCTTGTTTCAATTCGCCGAGGGTCCAGATCCTCCGGCGTCGTTGCGTTGTTGGCGATGGCGTGCGTGAGCGCGACGATGACAGCCTTTCTGCTGGGGCCTCGTCGCCCGTAG
- a CDS encoding DUF4142 domain-containing protein: MKMLLTVAAVALTAVAPVALAQTNGTNSNAAAPMLPDSKVDTATFVSTVPSANEFEIQSSRLAEQKSASADVKAFAGQMIKDHTKAGEDFKQALSQGQTTASIKPAGPALQPKDQQMLDQLKAASGKEFDQKYIMMQTEVHKQAVALFSTYAKSGDDPALKEFAKKTLPTLKMHEKRVKELGAAH; encoded by the coding sequence ATGAAAATGCTCCTGACCGTGGCCGCCGTCGCGCTGACCGCCGTCGCGCCCGTCGCCCTTGCCCAGACGAACGGCACCAATTCGAATGCCGCCGCGCCCATGTTGCCCGACAGCAAGGTCGACACCGCGACCTTTGTCAGCACCGTGCCCAGTGCCAATGAATTCGAGATCCAGTCGAGCAGGCTGGCCGAACAGAAATCCGCCTCGGCGGACGTCAAGGCCTTTGCCGGCCAGATGATCAAGGACCACACCAAGGCCGGCGAGGACTTCAAGCAGGCGCTGAGCCAGGGGCAGACCACCGCCTCGATCAAGCCCGCCGGCCCCGCGCTGCAGCCCAAGGACCAGCAGATGCTGGACCAGCTGAAAGCCGCCAGCGGCAAGGAGTTCGACCAGAAATACATCATGATGCAGACCGAGGTCCACAAGCAGGCGGTCGCCCTGTTCAGCACCTATGCGAAATCGGGCGACGACCCCGCATTGAAGGAATTCGCCAAGAAGACGCTGCCGACGCTGAAGATGCATGAGAAGCGGGTGAAGGAGCTCGGCGCGGCGCATTAG
- a CDS encoding cupin domain-containing protein yields MPKIDLASVPVRKGSGYPAPFDAPCATRARCRLGDAGGLTDFGVNLMTLPPGGWSSQRHWHSHEDELVYVLEGELVLVEDGGETLLKAGDCATFAGNSGNGHHMINRSSAAARYLEVGSRSQDDVITCSDIDMMSPSSDGRFLHKDGTPYPGQG; encoded by the coding sequence ATGCCCAAGATCGACCTCGCATCCGTGCCCGTCCGCAAGGGCTCCGGCTATCCCGCGCCCTTCGACGCCCCTTGCGCCACGCGCGCGCGCTGCCGCCTCGGCGATGCCGGCGGGCTCACCGATTTCGGCGTCAATCTGATGACCTTGCCGCCCGGTGGCTGGTCGAGCCAGCGCCACTGGCACAGCCATGAGGACGAACTCGTCTATGTGCTGGAAGGCGAACTGGTGCTGGTCGAGGATGGCGGCGAGACGCTGCTCAAGGCCGGCGACTGCGCTACCTTCGCTGGGAATAGCGGCAACGGCCACCACATGATCAACCGCTCGTCGGCCGCCGCGCGCTACCTGGAAGTCGGCTCGCGCTCTCAGGACGATGTGATCACCTGCTCGGACATCGACATGATGAGCCCGAGTTCGGACGGGCGGTTCCTGCACAAGGACGGCACGCCGTATCCGGGGCAGGGGTGA
- a CDS encoding Rid family hydrolase encodes MKKQVIEVPVMSDKVRALGLPCSTAVRANGFVFISATPPLDMVTGEMVRGDIEVQTEASLKALKLCLEAAGTSLENVVMVRIYAVNSGFYNAINRVYARYFSVNPPARSFVPVASWPMEFDIEIECVAVA; translated from the coding sequence ATGAAAAAACAAGTCATCGAAGTACCCGTCATGTCGGACAAGGTGCGGGCGCTCGGCCTGCCCTGTTCGACGGCGGTGAGGGCGAACGGCTTCGTGTTCATCTCGGCGACGCCGCCGCTGGATATGGTGACCGGCGAGATGGTGCGCGGCGACATCGAGGTCCAGACCGAGGCGTCGCTGAAGGCGCTGAAACTTTGCCTGGAAGCGGCCGGCACCTCGCTGGAAAACGTGGTGATGGTCCGGATCTACGCCGTCAACTCCGGCTTCTACAACGCGATAAACAGGGTGTATGCCCGGTATTTCAGCGTGAACCCGCCGGCGCGCAGTTTCGTGCCGGTGGCGTCTTGGCCGATGGAGTTCGATATCGAGATCGAGTGCGTGGCGGTGGCGTGA